The following proteins are co-located in the Myroides profundi genome:
- a CDS encoding TolC family protein, with product MNKSNYILLASLFICQAFAQTSTQTPITLEQAITLSLKNGKEIKKVKASTEATKLQIHSAQNMRYPDLEVSGSYNRLFNGTDVNLKVPLPPSSGENQMPQVTPQHLMMAQAKANVPLFSGFKISNAVNQSKQYYALAELTEQSTTENVVYQTINLYFALYKTQQSIALLTENLKRAHQRTIDFEQFLNNGLIARNDYLRTQLQEANVELSLEETKNTLKNISTRLSTLLDFPSNETIVAEKANPVDILPTKTDDISTRKDVQSVMKMDEIAQTTIKIARGNYFPSIGLTAGYSAIQLDKVIDITNATMVGVGLKYDLASIFKNRTEVNKAKAKKTEAEYQVLLVEDMAKVEIEEAYNAYELALKKNTVLSKALIQANENYRIVKDKYDNGLTDTDHLLEADVQQLQAQIDNMLGEADQTLTLYQYAYKTGKLLDNLQSGN from the coding sequence ATGAACAAAAGTAATTACATCTTACTTGCTTCATTATTTATTTGCCAAGCGTTTGCTCAAACTTCAACTCAAACACCTATTACCCTAGAGCAAGCCATTACATTAAGTTTAAAAAATGGCAAAGAGATAAAAAAAGTAAAAGCAAGTACAGAGGCTACTAAACTTCAGATTCATAGCGCCCAAAATATGCGCTACCCTGATCTAGAAGTTTCAGGATCATATAATCGCCTCTTTAATGGTACTGATGTTAATCTAAAAGTACCTTTACCTCCATCGTCTGGAGAAAACCAAATGCCACAGGTGACACCACAGCATTTAATGATGGCACAAGCCAAAGCTAATGTACCTCTATTTAGTGGTTTCAAAATTAGTAACGCTGTAAACCAAAGTAAACAATACTACGCATTAGCAGAACTAACAGAGCAATCTACTACGGAGAATGTAGTTTACCAAACCATCAATTTATACTTTGCACTGTATAAGACGCAGCAGTCGATAGCACTACTAACAGAAAATCTAAAGCGTGCACACCAACGCACAATTGACTTTGAACAATTCTTAAACAATGGTCTTATCGCTAGAAATGATTATTTAAGAACACAATTGCAAGAAGCGAATGTAGAGCTGTCTTTAGAAGAAACGAAAAACACCTTGAAGAATATTAGTACAAGATTAAGTACTCTTCTAGATTTTCCGTCTAATGAAACAATCGTTGCAGAGAAAGCTAATCCTGTAGATATCTTACCTACTAAAACAGATGATATCTCTACACGTAAGGATGTTCAGAGTGTAATGAAAATGGACGAAATAGCTCAAACGACTATCAAAATAGCTAGAGGTAATTACTTCCCTTCTATCGGATTAACAGCTGGATACTCAGCTATTCAATTAGATAAAGTAATTGATATCACTAATGCTACTATGGTAGGAGTCGGTCTAAAATATGACTTGGCTTCAATCTTTAAAAACAGAACAGAAGTCAATAAAGCTAAAGCAAAGAAAACAGAAGCTGAATACCAAGTCTTATTAGTAGAAGATATGGCTAAAGTAGAAATAGAAGAAGCGTATAATGCTTATGAATTAGCTTTAAAAAAGAATACTGTTTTATCGAAAGCTCTTATTCAGGCTAATGAGAATTACCGCATTGTAAAAGATAAGTATGACAATGGTCTGACAGACACTGATCATCTATTAGAAGCTGATGTACAACAGCTACAAGCTCAAATAGACAATATGCTAGGAGAAGCTGATCAAACATTGACATTGTATCAATATGCATACAAAACAGGAAAATTATTAGACAACTTACAATCGGGAAACTAA
- a CDS encoding TetR/AcrR family transcriptional regulator: MALSDKQKEILIVAEELFSQKGIDGTSIRDISKAAGINVAMINYYFGSKQAMVIALFEIRLTRTREKLALLTTDTHLDPMQKLLAFVEHMMTVQLQNADFHIILMGQLSKKEDIPEISDGITILQREILNIINSFIEEGYEKGLFKAKPDPVTFVIFSLGILSYLIHHERTLSSYWNIPDHEEYSLHIKQHIYPYLIQSFQSILIYNEQK; the protein is encoded by the coding sequence ATGGCATTAAGTGATAAACAGAAAGAAATATTAATCGTAGCAGAGGAGCTATTCTCTCAAAAAGGTATAGATGGAACGAGTATACGAGATATTTCTAAAGCTGCTGGTATTAATGTTGCTATGATCAATTATTACTTTGGTTCTAAGCAAGCAATGGTTATTGCATTATTCGAAATACGATTAACTCGAACAAGAGAAAAACTAGCTCTTCTTACCACAGATACTCACTTAGACCCTATGCAGAAATTATTAGCTTTCGTAGAGCATATGATGACTGTACAATTACAAAACGCTGATTTCCACATTATCTTAATGGGGCAACTATCTAAAAAAGAGGACATCCCTGAGATATCAGATGGTATAACCATCCTACAGCGCGAAATATTAAATATTATCAATAGTTTTATAGAAGAGGGGTATGAAAAAGGTCTTTTTAAAGCGAAGCCAGACCCTGTTACATTCGTTATCTTTTCATTGGGAATATTAAGTTACCTAATACACCACGAACGTACTTTATCTAGCTATTGGAATATACCCGATCACGAAGAATATAGTTTGCACATCAAACAGCATATATATCCTTATTTAATACAATCCTTTCAATCAATTTTAATCTACAATGAACAAAAGTAA
- a CDS encoding methylated-DNA--[protein]-cysteine S-methyltransferase yields the protein MEVSKQYEKARQAIAYIVANHYAQPNLSEIATAVGLSEYHFQRLFTEWVGSSPKQFLRYITLNYAKYVIKERLEQTLFDIADEVGLSSSSRLHDMFVSIEGMTPNEYANKGAFLEIAYSYWDTLFGQVVVASTPKGICHIAFTSEHSDGLERIHADFSNAVLVEERKGIHQAVIDILNREGDLTQVKLHLKGTPFQLKVWEALLQIPEGQLTTYGGLADRLNNAGASRAVGTAIGRNPVAVLIPCHRVIQQTGLLGGYMWGAEKKQLIVGWELSKTHE from the coding sequence ATGGAAGTAAGTAAACAATATGAAAAGGCAAGACAAGCTATAGCGTATATCGTAGCTAATCACTACGCACAACCTAATTTATCAGAGATAGCAACAGCAGTTGGGTTAAGTGAATATCATTTTCAAAGATTATTTACAGAATGGGTAGGAAGTAGTCCTAAGCAGTTTTTGAGATATATAACCTTAAACTATGCTAAGTATGTTATCAAAGAGCGGTTAGAACAGACTTTGTTTGACATTGCAGATGAGGTAGGGTTGAGCAGCAGTAGTCGTTTACATGATATGTTTGTCTCTATAGAAGGCATGACTCCTAATGAGTACGCAAATAAAGGAGCGTTTTTAGAGATTGCCTATAGTTATTGGGATACCTTATTTGGACAGGTAGTAGTTGCTTCTACACCTAAAGGGATTTGTCATATTGCTTTTACTTCTGAGCATAGTGATGGATTAGAGCGTATTCATGCAGATTTTTCTAATGCTGTATTAGTAGAAGAAAGGAAGGGTATACATCAGGCGGTGATCGATATATTAAACAGAGAAGGAGATCTGACACAAGTCAAATTACACCTTAAAGGGACTCCTTTTCAGCTTAAGGTATGGGAAGCTTTATTACAAATTCCAGAAGGACAATTAACAACTTATGGTGGTCTAGCAGACAGATTAAATAATGCAGGAGCGAGTAGAGCTGTAGGTACTGCTATTGGTCGGAATCCTGTAGCAGTATTAATACCTTGTCACCGCGTGATACAGCAGACAGGTTTGTTAGGGGGATATATGTGGGGAGCAGAGAAGAAACAGCTAATTGTGGGTTGGGAATTAAGTAAAACACATGAATAA
- a CDS encoding DoxX family protein yields the protein MKNSKITFWVSTSLFSLFMLFSAYNYVATEEMKEAFVYLGFPDYFRVELAIFKALGAIVILLPFLSSTIRGFAYAGFTINIISAAIAHLAMGEPITSLGFVFIAGVLLALSYWSSLTQNQR from the coding sequence ATGAAGAATTCTAAAATTACATTCTGGGTATCTACAAGTCTATTTTCTTTATTTATGTTATTTAGTGCCTATAACTATGTAGCAACAGAAGAGATGAAAGAAGCCTTTGTTTACCTAGGTTTTCCTGATTATTTCAGAGTAGAACTAGCCATATTTAAAGCTTTAGGAGCTATAGTGATCTTGCTCCCTTTCTTATCCTCTACGATAAGAGGTTTTGCTTATGCAGGGTTTACCATTAATATTATCTCTGCTGCTATCGCACACTTAGCGATGGGAGAACCTATTACATCACTTGGTTTTGTATTCATAGCAGGGGTGTTATTAGCCTTGTCATACTGGAGTTCATTAACCCAAAATCAACGTTAA
- a CDS encoding winged helix-turn-helix transcriptional regulator, translated as MKKKPVLNNTEQCQVRIVAIKDTMSLLSGKWKVYIIGTLLHGGKMRFMDLMREVEGIGTKMLSKELHDLEANHLIKRTVLNTKPISVEYELTEYGKTLERVIEEIMIWGQKYRQTVFNENK; from the coding sequence ATGAAGAAAAAACCAGTGTTGAATAATACAGAACAATGTCAAGTACGTATAGTAGCTATTAAAGATACGATGAGCTTATTATCTGGTAAATGGAAGGTATATATTATCGGAACATTATTACATGGAGGCAAAATGAGGTTTATGGATCTAATGCGAGAAGTAGAGGGAATAGGTACAAAAATGTTGTCAAAAGAATTACATGATTTAGAAGCAAATCATTTGATAAAAAGAACAGTGTTAAATACCAAGCCTATTTCTGTAGAATATGAATTGACAGAGTATGGAAAAACACTAGAAAGAGTGATCGAGGAGATTATGATTTGGGGACAGAAGTACCGCCAAACGGTCTTTAATGAGAATAAATAG
- a CDS encoding GNAT family N-acetyltransferase gives MTTTNTGVTRQQVTLKNTTATLVKATLEHLEDASMLFDMYRVFYRQESNYEKGKQFLLDRLSNDQSHIFLAYVDGQAVGFVQLYELFHYIKLEKQWLLSDLFVHPDYRGIGLSVAIIDRSKQWCEETNACGLMLETEKTNDIGNTLYPRCGFVYDGGHNYYHWWK, from the coding sequence ATGACTACAACGAACACTGGGGTAACAAGACAACAAGTAACTCTAAAAAACACAACTGCGACTTTAGTAAAAGCGACTTTAGAACACCTAGAAGATGCCTCTATGCTATTCGATATGTATCGAGTATTCTACAGACAAGAATCAAATTATGAAAAAGGAAAACAATTCTTACTTGATCGGCTGTCTAATGACCAGTCTCATATCTTCTTAGCATATGTAGATGGACAAGCAGTTGGATTCGTTCAACTTTATGAATTATTCCATTACATCAAATTAGAAAAACAGTGGTTATTAAGTGACTTATTCGTACATCCAGACTACAGAGGGATTGGGTTATCTGTAGCGATCATCGACCGTTCAAAACAATGGTGTGAAGAAACCAATGCATGTGGACTAATGCTAGAGACAGAAAAGACAAATGATATAGGGAATACGCTATACCCTAGATGCGGATTCGTATACGATGGAGGGCACAACTACTACCATTGGTGGAAATAA
- a CDS encoding HYC_CC_PP family protein, which yields MKKLFVILFAFLYTGLASGFSTYQHICQGLVQETNIPKSQANEKNCGFCALTGRTVEEPKKNCCQDKVEVVKVKSEVQNSSFKVLKISFFTDAILHRYFGAVYEYVHTVRDNFTTYTYYLYRVKEVPLYIKHCVYRL from the coding sequence ATGAAAAAACTATTCGTCATATTATTCGCATTTTTGTACACAGGCTTGGCTTCAGGCTTTAGTACATATCAGCACATCTGCCAAGGATTAGTGCAAGAGACGAATATACCTAAATCTCAAGCAAATGAAAAGAACTGCGGTTTCTGTGCTTTAACAGGTAGAACCGTAGAAGAACCTAAGAAGAACTGCTGCCAAGATAAAGTAGAGGTAGTTAAAGTAAAATCAGAGGTTCAGAATAGTTCATTTAAAGTTTTAAAGATTTCTTTCTTTACAGATGCGATATTGCACCGTTATTTTGGGGCAGTATACGAGTATGTGCATACAGTAAGAGATAATTTCACTACTTATACTTATTATTTATACAGAGTCAAAGAAGTACCTCTGTATATTAAGCATTGCGTATATAGACTTTGA
- a CDS encoding TolC family protein, giving the protein MKINRIALFVLLGVASMSYGQKLTLDAALKQAIERYDLIKVKEAKLAASQENTTNQKGHYFPDLTFGAQQSYGTINAQNGPLYAYGGLGSAATSMPLAEQNWNAAFGSLYFANVNWNIFSFGKTKEGIGMAKAQQEVTLKDLEQEIFQQQIKVSATYLNLLASQRIKYVQQKNLERARVFHEVTAAKAKSGLLPQVDERLAMAEVANAEALHIKAYDKEIEFNKHLAVLLDEETKAYVLDEVFVNAKPEVLDETLVNRDQHPMLLWQESKIAQSESMERLVTKGSLPSLNAFGVLQGRGSGFNWNYVQDNSAYSSSYGDGVGIDRSNYLVGLQLTWNISNFFRTTYKRKQQEYITKSYEHEFAQMDKDLANQVTLTKEKYVNAQAVWTQSKIQLEAAEVAFKQQKALYDNGLSNLVDFTQALYTLQRAEIDYEIAQNNVWQSLLLQASAFGDIQYLLNAIPLK; this is encoded by the coding sequence ATGAAAATTAATAGGATAGCACTGTTTGTCCTATTGGGTGTAGCATCTATGTCTTATGGACAAAAACTTACATTAGATGCTGCGTTAAAACAGGCTATAGAACGATATGACCTTATCAAGGTTAAAGAAGCAAAACTTGCTGCTTCTCAAGAAAACACAACTAATCAAAAAGGGCATTACTTCCCAGACTTAACATTCGGTGCCCAACAAAGTTATGGGACGATCAATGCACAGAACGGACCTCTGTATGCTTATGGAGGACTGGGATCTGCAGCTACCTCTATGCCTTTAGCAGAACAAAATTGGAATGCAGCCTTTGGTTCATTGTATTTTGCTAATGTCAATTGGAATATTTTTTCTTTTGGAAAGACAAAGGAAGGAATCGGTATGGCAAAAGCTCAACAAGAAGTGACGCTTAAGGACTTAGAACAAGAGATTTTCCAACAACAAATAAAAGTAAGTGCTACCTATTTAAATCTTTTGGCTTCTCAGCGTATAAAATATGTGCAACAAAAGAATTTAGAACGCGCGAGAGTATTTCATGAAGTTACAGCTGCAAAGGCAAAGAGTGGCTTGTTACCTCAAGTAGATGAGCGATTAGCTATGGCTGAGGTAGCAAATGCAGAGGCATTACATATTAAAGCGTATGACAAAGAAATAGAGTTTAATAAGCACTTAGCTGTGTTATTAGATGAAGAGACTAAAGCGTATGTATTAGATGAGGTATTTGTAAATGCTAAACCAGAAGTATTAGATGAAACTTTAGTCAATAGAGATCAGCATCCTATGCTATTATGGCAAGAGAGCAAAATAGCACAAAGCGAATCTATGGAACGCCTAGTAACCAAAGGTAGTCTGCCTAGTTTAAATGCTTTTGGGGTGTTGCAAGGTAGAGGATCAGGCTTTAACTGGAATTATGTACAAGACAATAGTGCTTACTCTTCATCTTATGGTGATGGAGTGGGTATTGATAGAAGTAATTATTTAGTAGGGCTTCAATTGACATGGAATATATCTAACTTTTTTAGAACGACTTATAAGCGTAAACAACAAGAGTATATCACAAAGAGCTATGAACATGAATTCGCTCAGATGGACAAAGATTTGGCTAACCAAGTTACTTTGACCAAAGAGAAGTATGTCAATGCTCAGGCTGTGTGGACACAGTCAAAAATACAGTTAGAGGCGGCTGAGGTAGCCTTTAAACAGCAGAAAGCTTTATACGATAATGGATTGAGCAACTTAGTTGATTTCACTCAAGCGCTGTATACTTTACAACGTGCAGAGATAGACTATGAAATAGCTCAAAATAATGTATGGCAATCTTTATTGCTACAGGCTTCTGCTTTCGGTGATATTCAATATTTGTTAAACGCTATTCCCCTAAAATAA
- a CDS encoding efflux RND transporter permease subunit: MNLIRFALRKPISIMVLVIGLLFFGVKSSKEIPVDILPEMNLPVVYIAHSFNGYTPQQMEGYFTKMYVNMMLFANGIKSIDTKNTQGLTLMKIEFYEGTDMGEAIASISALSNRSVIFLPPGAPPPFIIRFDASSQPVGQLVFRSETKTNNELQDIANFAARPFLIKIPGLTTAPPFGGSPRTIEINIDPNKLRTHHMSPEQVVEAISRQNVTMPSGNVYVGDKNYLTPTNNTLKTVEEFGDIPLFKGQVDNVYLRDVATVKDGADITTGYALVDGKRSVYINIAKSGKASTYDVVEQLKKSIPHIQNNLPDDVKISYEFDQSVNVINAVKSLIVEGVLGALLTGLMVMLFLRDPRGALIVIMTIPIAIISAVLFLKMFGQTINIMTLSGLALAIGILVDESTVTIENIHQHFALGKNKVQAIWDACKEIAFPKLLILFSILAVFAPAFMMTGIPGALFMPLAMAIGFAMTVSFLLSQTFVPIMANWLMKYNPEKHAIPEEAKGFDKFKNRVVAGIEKVMPMKKIIVIGSILAAFLAVAVMYQNIGKDVLPTVNSSQVQMRITAPEGTRIEHTEMKVKKVLGELEDLFGKEKIAISSAFVGQHPSSFAVSPIYLYNAGPHEASMQVAFKDFDGNTDELKDQIRGRIAEKLPELKLTFEPIELTEKILSQGTNTPIEIRVSGMMRKMNMMTANKLLAKLKEIDYMRDQKMPISMNYPSYEINIDRVRAAQLGLDAMDIAKSLVATTASSRYTNRNMWVGGMMGIAYDVQVQMPQNQLGSKEELENIPLSKNSDRPVLSDVATVTESKVLAESYNEGTMGYVSVVANVHKTDLNKAKEDVQQAIAELGELPKGVNVELKGMAPVLDDTMQSLANGLLIAIVVIFLMLTANFQSFKVSFVILTTVPFVMLGSLLLLKATGSTVNLQSYMGIIMSVGVSIANAVLLINNAETLRKTGWTSTAAAIEATKLRIRPIAMTTIAMIAGMLPMAIGHGEGSEQVAPLGRAVIGGLLASTVSVLIILPMVFAWVMNKVTRDSPSLDPEDEESIHYLPIDNK, from the coding sequence ATGAATTTAATTCGATTTGCCTTGCGCAAGCCAATATCTATTATGGTATTGGTAATAGGACTATTATTCTTTGGAGTAAAGTCATCTAAAGAGATTCCAGTAGATATTCTTCCAGAGATGAACTTACCAGTGGTTTATATCGCCCATTCTTTTAATGGGTATACTCCACAACAAATGGAAGGTTATTTCACGAAGATGTATGTAAATATGATGCTTTTTGCCAATGGGATAAAAAGTATTGACACTAAAAATACACAAGGGTTGACCTTGATGAAAATAGAGTTTTATGAAGGGACAGATATGGGAGAGGCGATTGCGTCTATCTCAGCACTGTCTAATCGTTCGGTAATTTTCTTACCGCCAGGAGCTCCACCACCCTTCATTATTCGCTTTGATGCTTCTTCTCAACCAGTAGGACAATTAGTGTTCCGCTCAGAGACGAAGACGAATAATGAGCTTCAAGATATCGCCAACTTTGCTGCGCGCCCTTTCTTGATTAAGATTCCTGGATTGACTACAGCTCCACCATTTGGAGGGTCACCACGTACGATAGAGATCAATATAGATCCTAATAAACTGCGTACGCATCATATGAGTCCAGAGCAAGTGGTAGAAGCAATTAGTAGACAAAACGTAACGATGCCTTCAGGGAACGTATATGTAGGAGATAAGAACTATCTGACACCGACTAATAACACTTTAAAAACGGTAGAAGAGTTTGGAGATATTCCTTTGTTTAAGGGACAGGTAGATAATGTGTACTTACGCGATGTGGCTACTGTAAAAGATGGTGCTGATATTACGACTGGTTATGCATTAGTAGACGGTAAACGTTCTGTGTATATCAATATTGCTAAATCGGGTAAAGCTTCTACTTATGATGTGGTAGAACAATTGAAAAAATCTATTCCTCATATACAGAATAACTTACCTGATGATGTAAAGATTTCGTACGAGTTTGACCAATCTGTGAATGTTATTAATGCAGTAAAGAGTTTAATCGTAGAGGGAGTACTAGGAGCCTTATTGACAGGACTTATGGTAATGTTATTCTTAAGAGATCCTAGAGGAGCTTTGATTGTGATTATGACTATTCCGATAGCGATTATTTCAGCAGTATTGTTCTTAAAGATGTTTGGTCAGACGATCAATATTATGACACTATCAGGATTAGCCTTAGCGATAGGTATTTTGGTAGATGAGAGTACAGTGACGATAGAGAATATACACCAGCACTTTGCCCTCGGTAAGAATAAAGTACAAGCTATTTGGGACGCGTGTAAGGAAATTGCCTTTCCTAAGTTATTAATCTTGTTTAGCATTTTAGCCGTATTTGCACCAGCCTTTATGATGACAGGTATTCCTGGAGCACTATTTATGCCTCTAGCGATGGCAATTGGTTTTGCGATGACGGTTTCATTCTTACTTTCTCAAACGTTTGTACCGATTATGGCTAACTGGCTGATGAAGTACAATCCTGAGAAACATGCTATTCCTGAAGAAGCTAAAGGTTTCGATAAGTTTAAGAATAGAGTAGTTGCAGGGATTGAGAAAGTGATGCCTATGAAGAAGATAATTGTTATAGGTTCTATTCTAGCTGCTTTCTTAGCTGTAGCAGTAATGTACCAAAATATAGGAAAGGATGTACTGCCAACTGTAAATTCAAGTCAAGTGCAAATGCGTATTACTGCTCCTGAAGGGACACGTATAGAGCATACTGAAATGAAAGTGAAGAAGGTACTGGGTGAATTAGAAGATTTATTTGGTAAAGAGAAGATTGCAATTTCATCAGCGTTTGTGGGACAACACCCTTCATCGTTTGCAGTAAGTCCAATCTACTTATATAATGCAGGACCACATGAAGCGTCTATGCAAGTAGCTTTTAAAGATTTTGATGGTAATACAGATGAATTAAAAGACCAAATACGAGGGCGTATTGCAGAGAAGCTACCAGAGTTAAAATTGACTTTTGAGCCAATCGAATTGACTGAAAAGATTTTAAGTCAAGGAACCAATACACCTATTGAGATTCGTGTATCAGGTATGATGCGTAAGATGAATATGATGACTGCTAATAAATTATTGGCAAAGTTGAAAGAAATCGACTATATGCGTGATCAGAAAATGCCTATCTCGATGAATTATCCATCTTATGAAATTAATATAGATCGCGTACGTGCTGCTCAATTAGGATTAGATGCAATGGATATTGCAAAATCATTAGTGGCGACAACAGCTTCTTCTCGTTACACTAATAGAAATATGTGGGTAGGAGGTATGATGGGAATTGCTTATGATGTACAAGTACAGATGCCGCAAAATCAACTGGGAAGTAAGGAAGAATTAGAGAATATTCCACTGAGTAAGAATTCAGATAGACCAGTGCTAAGCGATGTAGCTACTGTAACAGAGTCAAAGGTATTAGCTGAGAGTTATAATGAAGGGACAATGGGATATGTATCTGTAGTAGCTAACGTACACAAAACAGATTTGAATAAAGCGAAAGAAGATGTACAACAAGCTATCGCAGAATTAGGAGAATTACCAAAAGGGGTAAATGTGGAGTTAAAAGGAATGGCTCCTGTATTAGATGATACCATGCAGAGTTTGGCTAACGGTTTATTGATTGCTATTGTGGTTATATTCTTAATGCTAACAGCCAACTTCCAGTCGTTTAAAGTATCGTTTGTGATCTTGACTACAGTACCATTCGTAATGCTTGGATCACTATTACTATTAAAAGCAACAGGCTCTACAGTTAACTTACAGTCTTATATGGGAATCATTATGTCGGTCGGAGTATCTATTGCCAATGCAGTATTATTAATTAATAATGCGGAGACATTGAGAAAGACAGGATGGACGTCTACTGCAGCTGCTATAGAAGCAACGAAGTTACGTATCAGACCGATAGCGATGACTACGATAGCGATGATTGCGGGGATGTTACCAATGGCGATAGGACATGGAGAAGGAAGTGAGCAAGTAGCTCCTTTAGGAAGAGCAGTAATTGGGGGGCTATTAGCATCGACAGTGTCTGTATTGATTATTTTACCAATGGTATTTGCTTGGGTAATGAATAAAGTAACGAGAGATTCTCCATCATTAGACCCAGAAGACGAAGAAAGTATCCACTATTTACCTATAGATAATAAATAA
- a CDS encoding efflux RND transporter periplasmic adaptor subunit: MKRIYIVLVSLVVLTACADKKTPEVKEVKDEKGGMNMAMNKMETIGIEPTNPIVPLQLPGELRADQRTELFAKVNSYVIDLRVDIGDHVKKGQVLMVLDAPEIQAQVSSAQAKWKAQEAIYISTKATYDRTIKANETEGAIAPDYLEQVTAKMLADKAQLASSKSSYEEMKNIDQYLVIRAPFDGMITDRQVDKGAYVGPMSKMPLLIVEDTSTLRLNLSISEANTPYVQEGDTVKFKVRTLPQKEFTGVVTRKAGSLDLKLRSEQIQADINNKEQLLKPNMIADATVSLKSTEPTFFVPKSALVESNLGLYVIEVRNGTAYHIKVAKGRAMPMMVEVFGELRPGMKILKMATEEIMNEQKLM, encoded by the coding sequence ATGAAAAGAATATATATAGTATTAGTTAGTCTAGTAGTATTAACTGCATGTGCAGATAAAAAAACTCCTGAAGTAAAAGAAGTGAAAGATGAAAAAGGAGGGATGAATATGGCAATGAATAAGATGGAGACTATTGGCATAGAACCAACCAATCCTATTGTTCCATTGCAATTACCAGGAGAGTTAAGAGCCGATCAACGTACCGAACTATTTGCTAAAGTAAATAGTTATGTGATTGATTTGCGTGTGGATATAGGTGATCACGTAAAGAAAGGACAAGTGCTAATGGTATTAGATGCGCCTGAGATTCAGGCACAAGTATCAAGTGCGCAGGCTAAATGGAAAGCACAAGAGGCAATCTATATCTCAACTAAAGCTACTTATGATAGAACAATAAAAGCGAATGAGACAGAGGGAGCTATTGCACCTGATTATTTAGAGCAAGTGACTGCTAAAATGTTAGCAGATAAAGCACAATTAGCTTCTTCAAAGTCTTCGTATGAAGAAATGAAGAATATAGATCAATACCTAGTAATTAGAGCACCTTTTGACGGAATGATTACAGATAGACAGGTAGATAAAGGAGCTTATGTAGGACCGATGAGTAAAATGCCTTTACTAATCGTAGAGGACACTTCTACACTGCGTCTAAACTTATCTATCTCAGAGGCAAATACGCCTTATGTACAAGAGGGAGATACAGTGAAGTTTAAAGTGCGTACGCTTCCCCAAAAGGAGTTTACTGGTGTAGTGACTAGAAAGGCGGGTAGTCTAGATTTAAAGTTGCGCTCAGAGCAGATTCAAGCAGATATTAATAATAAAGAACAGTTGTTAAAACCTAATATGATAGCAGATGCTACTGTAAGCTTAAAAAGTACAGAGCCAACATTCTTTGTGCCTAAGTCAGCTTTAGTAGAGAGTAATCTTGGGCTGTATGTGATCGAAGTTAGAAATGGTACAGCGTATCATATTAAGGTAGCTAAAGGACGTGCTATGCCTATGATGGTTGAGGTTTTTGGAGAGCTAAGACCAGGTATGAAGATCTTAAAAATGGCAACAGAAGAAATAATGAATGAACAAAAATTAATGTAA
- a CDS encoding AraC family transcriptional regulator has product MEYSVVLHIKNMVCHRCVLMIEQELKKIGVLETKVELGKVSLLYNLSEQTFKVFKERLNILGFELIVEKQDILIEGIKQLIIDLVQTDSRLSTNLSYLISDNLAIDYSYASKLFSERESVTIEKFYIHQRIERVKEYISYGEMTLLEIASKMYYNDLSHLSKQFKSVVGVSPSQYKKEQKFNRNYIDKIIT; this is encoded by the coding sequence ATGGAGTATTCGGTAGTTTTACATATTAAGAATATGGTTTGTCACCGTTGTGTTTTAATGATAGAACAAGAGTTAAAAAAAATAGGTGTATTAGAGACTAAAGTTGAATTAGGAAAGGTGTCGCTTTTGTATAATTTAAGCGAACAGACTTTTAAGGTGTTTAAAGAGAGATTGAATATACTTGGTTTTGAATTAATAGTAGAGAAACAAGATATACTGATAGAGGGTATTAAACAATTAATTATAGATCTCGTACAGACGGATAGTCGTTTATCTACCAATCTATCTTATTTAATATCGGATAATTTAGCAATAGACTATAGTTATGCAAGTAAGTTGTTTTCAGAGCGAGAATCAGTTACAATAGAGAAATTTTATATCCATCAACGTATTGAACGTGTGAAGGAATATATTTCGTATGGTGAAATGACACTATTAGAAATAGCTAGTAAAATGTATTATAATGATTTGAGTCATTTGAGTAAACAGTTTAAAAGTGTGGTGGGGGTGTCTCCATCTCAGTATAAGAAAGAACAGAAATTTAATAGAAATTATATTGATAAGATAATTACTTAG